One Purpureocillium takamizusanense chromosome 1, complete sequence genomic window carries:
- a CDS encoding uncharacterized protein (COG:S~EggNog:ENOG503Q0A7), with the protein MPPPRSKPSTAIPLRQSQPHHHRDQHHPPPPVGSDSVSISDAEAATLADDEAKGVAKSTQASRTERRPPDAATAQEDSIRAYGHVYHASGRVLLPEDASEAHRMELMHDLLKLCLDGRLAAARLPIDRPGGGLRQQTHPHAPRTASRNQRRPPSSSSSSTQPAPAPVSTVPAAAAQRAAAAPRRPAAWTPPGPPHAATASLATGVEEAPGTRGTNKEQTPPAAPFRILDVGTGTGAWAMEAARKYPSAQVLGVDLSAALLPRDGDAAVPINCRFEVADAADATAGFWRGAGPDGGEVRFDFIHIRNLIGGGVPDWRALLATAMGHLKPGGQLEFTEVRPRFFDVDAASAFPPRSSASPSPSPSLSLSLSSSSPPGSPPSTSAAAVAVAAAGATTASGKPPGGVGPACDEYQRAFAQNAEKLGVDFDPVPKVCSWLGELGAQVVRERVDWLPVRAWGSDVLQRRKGKLAEQMLDSCLENWTLMLFGRCGWEEHETRDLVDRVKSEIKDPRARIAYMKMTFITAKKPLEEDDEDEDEDDNDNGETTPGAGGR; encoded by the exons ATGCCGCCCCCTCGGTCCAAGCCTTCGACCGCCATACCCCTTCGCCAATCGCAgcctcatcaccatcgtgACCAGCatcacccgccgccgcctgtggGAAGCGACTCGGTGAGCatcagcgacgccgaggccgcgactcttgccgacgatgaggccAAGGGCGTGGCCAAGAGCACACAGGCCAGCCGCACCGAAAGGAGGCCGCCggacgccgccacggcgcaaGAGGACAGCATTCGAGCCTACGGCCATGTCTACCATGCCTCGGGCCGCGTCCTGCTCCCCGAAGATGCATCAGAGGCGCACCGTATGGAGCTCATGCATGACCTGCTGAAGCTGTGTCTCGACGGgcgcctcgcggccgcccgcctgcccatTGACCGGCCTGGCGGGGGACTGAGACAGCAGACGCACCCCCATGCGCCGCGCACCGCGAGTCGGaaccaacgccgcccgccctcttcttcctcgtcatctACACagcctgcgcccgcgcccgtctctacggtgccggcggcggcggctcaaagggcggcagccgcgccccgccggccggccgcgtgGACACCGCCCGGTCCCCCCCATGCGGCTACCGCGTCTCTCGCCACCGGAGTCGAAGAGGCTCCCGGGACTCGGGGGACCAACAAGGAGCAGACGCCCCCCGCGGCCCCGTTCcgcatcctcgacgtcggaACCGGGACgggggcgtgggcgatggaggcggcgcgcaagTACCCCTCCGCACAGGTTCTCGGCGTGGACCTCTCGGCCGCGCTTCTGCCAAgagatggcgacgccgcagTGCCCATAAACTGTCGGTTCGAggtcgccgatgccgccgatgccaccgcCGGGTTCTGGCGCGGGgccggccccgacggcggcgaggtacGCTTTGACTTTATACACATTCGGAACCTcatcggtggcggcgtgcCCGACTGgcgcgccctcctcgccacggccatgggCCACCTCAAGCCCGGCGGGCAGCTTGAGTTCACCGAGGTCCGCCCCCGCTtcttcgacgtcgatgccgcctcgGCATTCCCCCCGCgctcatcggcctcgccctcaccctcgccgtccctgtccctgtctctgtcgtcttcctccccgcctgggtcgccgccctccacatcggcggcggcggttgcggttgcggcggcgggggcgacAACCGCCAGCGGCAAGCCGCCAGGGGGCGTCGGCCCCGCGTGCGACGAGTACCAGCGCGCCTTTGCCCAAAacgccgagaagctgggcGTCGACTTCGACCCCGTCCCCAAGGTCTGCAGCTggctcggcgagctgggggCCCAGGTAGtgcgcgagcgcgtcgatTGGTTGCCCGTGCGCGCCTGGGGCAGCGATGTCCTGCAACGTCGCAAGGGgaagctggccgagcagATGCTAGACTCGT GCCTCGAGAACTGGACGCTCATGCTCTTTGGCCGCTGTGGGTGGGAGGAGCACGAGACAAGGGACCTCGTCGATCGTGTCAAGAGCGAGATCAAAGACCCCCGTGCGCGGATAGCCTACATGAAGAT GACTTTCATCACGGCGAAGAAGCCtctcgaggaggacgacgaggatgaggacgaggacgacaacgacaacggcgagacgacgccgggcgctggcggcagaTAG
- a CDS encoding uncharacterized protein (COG:S~EggNog:ENOG503Q0A7), with protein MPPPRSKPSTAIPLRQSQPHHHRDQHHPPPPVGSDSVSISDAEAATLADDEAKGVAKSTQASRTERRPPDAATAQEDSIRAYGHVYHASGRVLLPEDASEAHRMELMHDLLKLCLDGRLAAARLPIDRPGGGLRQQTHPHAPRTASRNQRRPPSSSSSSTQPAPAPVSTVPAAAAQRAAAAPRRPAAWTPPGPPHAATASLATGVEEAPGTRGTNKEQTPPAAPFRILDVGTGTGAWAMEAARKYPSAQVLGVDLSAALLPRDGDAAVPINCRFEVADAADATAGFWRGAGPDGGEVRFDFIHIRNLIGGGVPDWRALLATAMGHLKPGGQLEFTEVRPRFFDVDAASAFPPRSSASPSPSPSLSLSLSSSSPPGSPPSTSAAAVAVAAAGATTASGKPPGGVGPACDEYQRAFAQNAEKLGVDFDPVPKVCSWLGELGAQVVRERVDWLPVRAWGSDVLQRRKGKLAEQMLDSCKC; from the coding sequence ATGCCGCCCCCTCGGTCCAAGCCTTCGACCGCCATACCCCTTCGCCAATCGCAgcctcatcaccatcgtgACCAGCatcacccgccgccgcctgtggGAAGCGACTCGGTGAGCatcagcgacgccgaggccgcgactcttgccgacgatgaggccAAGGGCGTGGCCAAGAGCACACAGGCCAGCCGCACCGAAAGGAGGCCGCCggacgccgccacggcgcaaGAGGACAGCATTCGAGCCTACGGCCATGTCTACCATGCCTCGGGCCGCGTCCTGCTCCCCGAAGATGCATCAGAGGCGCACCGTATGGAGCTCATGCATGACCTGCTGAAGCTGTGTCTCGACGGgcgcctcgcggccgcccgcctgcccatTGACCGGCCTGGCGGGGGACTGAGACAGCAGACGCACCCCCATGCGCCGCGCACCGCGAGTCGGaaccaacgccgcccgccctcttcttcctcgtcatctACACagcctgcgcccgcgcccgtctctacggtgccggcggcggcggctcaaagggcggcagccgcgccccgccggccggccgcgtgGACACCGCCCGGTCCCCCCCATGCGGCTACCGCGTCTCTCGCCACCGGAGTCGAAGAGGCTCCCGGGACTCGGGGGACCAACAAGGAGCAGACGCCCCCCGCGGCCCCGTTCcgcatcctcgacgtcggaACCGGGACgggggcgtgggcgatggaggcggcgcgcaagTACCCCTCCGCACAGGTTCTCGGCGTGGACCTCTCGGCCGCGCTTCTGCCAAgagatggcgacgccgcagTGCCCATAAACTGTCGGTTCGAggtcgccgatgccgccgatgccaccgcCGGGTTCTGGCGCGGGgccggccccgacggcggcgaggtacGCTTTGACTTTATACACATTCGGAACCTcatcggtggcggcgtgcCCGACTGgcgcgccctcctcgccacggccatgggCCACCTCAAGCCCGGCGGGCAGCTTGAGTTCACCGAGGTCCGCCCCCGCTtcttcgacgtcgatgccgcctcgGCATTCCCCCCGCgctcatcggcctcgccctcaccctcgccgtccctgtccctgtctctgtcgtcttcctccccgcctgggtcgccgccctccacatcggcggcggcggttgcggttgcggcggcgggggcgacAACCGCCAGCGGCAAGCCGCCAGGGGGCGTCGGCCCCGCGTGCGACGAGTACCAGCGCGCCTTTGCCCAAAacgccgagaagctgggcGTCGACTTCGACCCCGTCCCCAAGGTCTGCAGCTggctcggcgagctgggggCCCAGGTAGtgcgcgagcgcgtcgatTGGTTGCCCGTGCGCGCCTGGGGCAGCGATGTCCTGCAACGTCGCAAGGGgaagctggccgagcagATGCTAGACTCGTGTAAGTGTTGA
- a CDS encoding Glutamine synthetase (COG:E~EggNog:ENOG503NU9T): MKMPGVQATSRHGPCCGSGAPPEPARIHADDDDYVGSSPTAANNSTAARSCFLAWPRARPLQRRINPRAADLLLSLASLSSCRPDPAFTPALISSSGSCRPSPAVSAPTSVRVARLSLQTPSARHLLCRVLGPCDLLPVSAPPHTSSAPNTMSEITAASLPGLLEHDNRVKLAGLDVDGILRGKIVSKRKFLSIAEAGFGFCSVIFGWDMHDQTYLRELKVSNAENGYRDMLAIPDLSSYRRIPWENNVPFFLVSFFDPETRDPIAACPRGLLRSQVKKLEALGYGAMAGAEYEFYTFKTPSSDEASPAAFLQRNPPSQLPSLTEGMFGYSLTRPVHNKDWYYDVYDTCANFSCDIEGWHTESGPGVYEAALEFGEVAQMADRASLFKYVVKSVGANHGITPCFMAKPKQGLPGNSGHMHISLVDKSGKNLLARETMDESAEWKDIAGLSDMGRHFLAGLLEGLPDIMPILAPTINSYKRLVENFWAPVTVSWGFEHRAASIRIISPPTSKAGATRFEVRVPGADTNPHFVLAAILGCGWRGVERKLAIPCPPLAMGQGVGGKEDMGERLAKSLREATDRFKHEGSIAREVFGDDFVDHFGGTRENEVRLWDEAVTDWEMKRYIETV; encoded by the exons ATGAAGATGCCTGGGGTGCAAGCCACGAGCCGACACGGACCTTGTTGCGGCAGCGGTGCCCCGCCAGAGCCCGCGCGGATCCACGCAGATGACGATGACTACGTCGGCAGCTCCCCAACTGCTGCTAATAACTCGACGGCTGCGCGATCCTGTTTCCTGGCTTGgccgcgtgcccgcccaCTCCAGCGTCGAATCAACCCCCGCGCGGCTGACCTTCTTCTCTCCCTTGCGTCACTTTCGTCTTGTCGACCTGATCCCGCTTTTACCCCAGCTTTAATCTCGTCTTCTGGCTCTTGTCGTCCATCCCCTGCCGTGAGCGCGCCGACGTCAGTCCGAGTCGCGAGACTCTCACTACAAACAccctccgcccgccatcTCCTCTGCCGCGTTCTCGGTCCCTGCGATCTCCTTCCCGTCTCTGCGCCTCCTCATACCTCGTCCGCCCCGAACACCATGTCAGAAATCACcgctgcctccctccccgggCTCCTCGAGCATGACAACCGCGTcaagctcgccggcctcgacgtggACGGCATCTTGCGCGGCAAGATTGTCTCCAAGAGGAAGTTCCTATCCATCGCCGAGGCTGGCTTCGGCTTCTGTTCCGTCATTTTCGGCTGGGACATGCACGACCAGACGTACCTGCGCGAGCTCAAGGTCTCCAACGCCGAAAACGGCTACCGCGACATGCTCGCCATCCCCGACCTGTCTAGCTACCGCCGCATTCCCTGGGAGAACAATGtgcccttcttcctcgtcagcTTCTTCGACCCCGAGACCCGCGACCCCATCGCGGCCTGTCCCCGGGGACTGCTGCGCAGTCaggtcaagaagctcgaggcgctTGGCTATGGCGCCATGGCTGGAG CCGAGTACGAGTTTTACACATTCAAGACGCCTTCATCCGACGAGGCGTCCCCAGCCGCATTCCTGCAAAGGAATCCACCGAGTCAGCTTCCCTCGCTGACCGAGGGAATGTTTGGCTACTCGCTCACCCGCCCCGTACACAACAAGGACTGGTACTATGACGTCTACGACACGTGCGCCAACTTTTCGTGTGACATCGAGGGCTGGCACACCGAATCAGGGCCCGGCGTGtacgaggccgccctcgaatTTGGTGAGGTGGCGCAAATGGCCGACCGCGCCAGCCTCTTCAAGTACGTGGTCAAGAGTGTCGGCGCGAACCATGGCATCACGCCGTGCTTCATGGCCAAGCCCAAGCAGGGCCTCCCCGGCAACAGCGGCCACATGCACATCTCGCTCGTGGACAAGAGCGGCAAAAACCTGCTCGCGCGGGAGACCATGGACGAGAGCGCCGAGTGGAAGGACATTGCGGGCCTGTCCGACATGGGCCGGCACTTCCTGGCCGGGCTACTCGAGGGCCTGCCCGACATCATGCCCATCCTGGCGCCGACCATCAACTCGTACAAGCGGCTCGTGGAGAACTTTTGGGCGCCGGTGACGGTGTCGTGGGGCTTCGAGCACCGCGCGGCGTCGATCCGcatcatctcgccgccgacgtccaAGGCGGGTGCCACGCGGTTCGAGGTGCgcgtccccggcgccgacacgAACCCGCACTTTGTGCTGGCGGCCATCCTGGGCTGCGGGTGGCGCGGCGTGGAGCGCAAGCTGGCCATCCCGTGCCCACCCCTCGCCATGGGCcagggcgtgggcggcaagGAGGACATGGGCGAGCGGCTGGCCAAGAGCCTGCGCGAGGCGACGGACCGCTTCAAGCACGAGGGCAGCATCGCGCGCGAGGTGTTTGGCGACGACTTTGTCGACCACTTTGGCGGCACGCGGGAGAACGAGGTGCGCCTGTGGGACGAGGCTGTCACGGACTG GGAAATGAAGCGATACATAGAGACGGTGTAG
- a CDS encoding uncharacterized protein (EggNog:ENOG503NWE0~COG:Q) — translation MAATAPSGRLAGKNAVITGAAGGIGLETSILFAKEGANVLMSDISVEALEKAQAKVKQLVPNAQKVEIKKCDVSKEAEIQALVEAVDPWGGLDVMFNNAGIMHAKDDDAVNTPENIWDLTHNINVKGVWYGCKHAVLALRRHKKQKGSIINTASFVALMGAATPQLAYTASKGAVLALTRELAMVHAREGFRFNSLCPAPLNTPLLQDWLGDDQAKRFRREVHFPTGRFGEAVEQAHAVVFLASDEASFVNGHDFVVDGGLSKAYVTAEGPAPAAPTNNASKTSLE, via the exons ATGGCCGCTACAGCTCCCTCTGGCCGCCTTGCTGGCAAGAACGCCGTCATCACCGGTGCCGCTGG CGGCATTGGCCTCGAGACATCCATCCTGTTCGCCAAGGAGGGCGCCAACGTGCTCATGTCTGACATCtccgtcgaggccctcgaaaAGGCCCAGGCCAAGGTCAAGCAGCTCGTCCCCAACGCCCAAAAGGTCGAGATCAAG AAATGCGACGTCTCCAAGGAGGCTGAGATTCaagccctcgtcgaggcggtcgacCCCTGGGGCGGCCTGGATGTCATGTTCAACAACGCCGGCATCATGCAcgccaaagacgacgacgctgtcAATACCCCTGAGAACATTTGGGACCTGACACACAACATTAACGTTAAGGGTGTATGGTACGGCTGCAAgcacgccgtcctcgccctccgccgccacaaGAAGCAAAAGGGTAGCATCATCAACACGGCATCGTTCGTGGCCCTCATGGGTGCCGCCACCCCGCAGCTCGCCTACACGGCCTCCAagggcgccgtcctcgctctCACGCGCGAGCTCGCCATGGTCCACGCCCGCGAAGGCTTCCGTTTCAACTCGCTCTGCCCCGCCCCTCTCAACACTCCCCTGCTGCAGGACtggctcggcgacgaccaggcGAAGCGATTCCGCCGCGAGGTTCACTTCCCCACCGGCCGCTTCGGTGAGGCCGTGGAGCAGGCtcacgccgtcgtcttcctggccagcgacgaggccagcTTCGTCAATGGCCAcgacttcgtcgtcgacggcggcctaAGCAAAGCCTACGTCACCGCCGAGGGCCcggcccccgcggcgccgaccaaCAACGCGTCCAAGACTTCGCTCGAGTAG
- the ICL2 gene encoding Isocitrate lyase (EggNog:ENOG503NU9G~COG:C), translating into MMQRIASRASRRVLATSRLTSRPARNTATAVRCLSTTTVNMANPFSHAVSPSDAFQLLPESQKTGDAENALYEAQLKEVEAWWSSPRFQGIKRPYSAADVVSKRGTQQISYPSSVMATKLFELLKERLSRGEPVHTMGAIDPVQMTQQAPHQEVLYISGWACSSLLTTTNEVSPDFGDYPYNTVPNQVQRLAKAQSMHDRKQWDTRRKLTPQQRASTPYIDYLRPIIADGDTGHGGLSAVLKLAKLFAENGAAAVHFEDQLHGGKKCGHLAGKVLVPTGEHINRLNAARFQWDVMGTENLVIARTDSESGKLISSAIDVRDHEFILGVADPNIDPLAEAIQAMEAKGASGPDIDAFEAQWVKSTKLVTFDEAAVAHMRRESVSQEKIDEYLTATAADRNMGITRRRALASHYAKSPVYFSWDVPRTREGFYHFKAGMPAATKRAIAFAPYADLLWVETGDPNVDVATKLGRAVRDVHPGKGLVYNLSPSFNWMAHGFTPETLKSFIWDIAREGFVLQLVSLAGLHSNATISNELAKNFKTDGMKAYVELVQRREKELGCDVLTHQKWSGASYIDGILGAIQSGSSSSKSMGEGNTEGQFN; encoded by the exons GCCAATCCCTTCTCTCACGCCGTCTCGCCTTCCGATGCCTTCCAGTTGCTGCCCGAGTCGCAGAAGActggcgacgccgagaatGCTCTGTACGAGGCGCAACtcaaggaggtcgaggcatggtggtcgtcgccgcgttTCCAGGGCATCAAGAGGCCCTACTCGGCCGCCGATGTTGTTTCAAAGCGCGGAACCCAGCAGATCTCGTACCCGAGCTCTGTCATGGCCACCAAGCTCTTCGAACTGCTCAAAGAGCGCCTGTCCAGGGGCGAGCCGGTACACACCA TGGGCGCGATCGATCCCGTTCAGATGACGCAGCAGGCACCGCACCAGGAAGTTCTTTACATTTCCGGCTGGGCCTGCTCCTCCCTTCTCACCACGACTAACGAGGTCTCGCCCGATTTTGGTGACTACCCCTACAACACGGTGCCCAACCAGGTTCAGCGCCTCGCCAAGGCCCAGTCCATGCACGACCGCAAGCAGTGGGACACGCGCCGCAAGCTGACGCCTCAGCAGCGTGCGTCGACGCCTTACATCGACTACCTGCGACCGatcatcgccgacggcgacacgggccacggcggcctcTCTGCTGTGCTCAAGCTTGCTAAGCTCTTTGCCGAAAacggtgctgccgccgttcaCTTTGAGGACCAGCTTCACGGCGGCAAGAAGTGcggccacctcgccggcaaggTGCTGGTCCCGACCGGAGAACACATCAACCGGCTGAACGCTGCCCGCTTCCAGTGGGACGTCATGGGCACCGAGAACCTTGTCATTGCCCGCACCGACTCCGAGTCGGGTAAGCTCATCTCGTCGGCTATTGACGTGCGCGACCACGAGTTCAttctcggcgtcgctgacCCGAACATCGAcccgctcgccgaggctaTCCAGGCCATGGAGGCCAAGGGTGCCTCGGGGCCGGACATTGACGCCTTCGAGGCCCAATGGGTCAAGAGCACCAAACTTGTCACCTttgacgaggctgccgttGCGCACATGCGCCGCGAGAGCGTGAGCCAAGAGAAGATTGATGAGTACCTGACGGCCACAGCCGCCGACCGCAACATGGGCATcacgcgtcgtcgcgccctcgcctcgcacTACGCTAAGTCCCCCGTATACTTCAGCTGGGATGTGCCGCGCACGAGGGAGGGATTCTACCATTTCAAGGCCGGTATGCCTGCGGCGACCAAGCGCGCCATCGCATTTGCTCCTTACGCCGACCTCCTGTGGGTTGAGACGGGCGATCCcaatgtcgacgtcgccacCAAACTGGGCCGTGCCGTCCGCGACGTCCACCCGGGCAAGGGCCTGGTCTACAACCTCTCCCCATCATTCAACTGGATGGCCCACGGCTTCACCCCCGAGACGCTTAAGAGCTTCATTTGGGACATTGCCCGCGAGGGCTTCGTCTTGCAGCTCGTGtcgctcgccggcctgcacTCAAATGCCACCATCTCCAATGAGCTGGCCAAGAACTTCAAGACCGACGGCATGAAAGCCTATGTCGAGCTTGTCCAGCGTCGCGAAAAGGAGCTTGGCTGCGACGTGCTGACCCACCAGAAGTGGAGCGGCGCTAGCTACATCGATGGCATCCTGGGCGCCATCCAGAGCGGAAGCTCCAGCAGCAAGAGTATGGGCGAGGGCAACACGGAGGGACAGTTTAACTAG